One window of the Dryobates pubescens isolate bDryPub1 chromosome 13, bDryPub1.pri, whole genome shotgun sequence genome contains the following:
- the ZBTB38 gene encoding zinc finger and BTB domain-containing protein 38 isoform X1 — MAAAPSCPSARALRRPEDSTCHVTPRPSAPRTVRLRRGSRLPPCQRQPQSHGFNRQMTVMSHSKDLKDDFHSDTVLSILNEQRIRGILCDVTIIVEDTKFKAHSNVLAASSLYFKNIFWSRTICISGHVLELDDLKAEVFTEILNYIYSSTVVVKRQETVTDLAAAGKKLGISFLEDLTDVNFSSSPCPYAYCINEKGTVKEEKHEKRHEDSAVANGPRITNAFSIFETENSLFSPLDLRANFKKVSETIQDHNISLNRSDICKDAEPASTLAEHSYAVSSGGDTCQGTPFIEQSSSPSYRTGEDHYEDVQATPLVQPQKQSCSTPKTVLKAQGTGLAIAKAPASTVTTTEAQHEAVTDQPITSFPKPQNKAGDFHLSREEENNPASVSGSTATVVPPVYNCTCCAKSFSDRALLNTHLQLHSEHQETFICKYCSKQFANLNVLESHEQVCTRSSGLSVQNGKEQNFAGNYTATDRKSGSSYANAEPLLSENNMTDYSNANCTLPETDHLIKVVDGQILYTCIVCKRSYVTLSSLRRHANVHSWRRTYPCHYCNKVFALAEYRTRHEIWHTGERRYQCIFCLETFMTYYILKNHQKSFHAIDHRLSVNKKTANGGLKPSVYPYKLYRLLPMKCRRLPYKSYQNSSYENVQASTQVNETASTNCFIPTSLNSELPPLNFQSNIIPNNRPLALDTSSCNNTASAVNTQNMTSWGAGILNSDLQRDFCTVEKRVSTATGDSRSQDCDSSVVSPTNMNENSTSVISYSSSAPSVIMHSSRVSSVIMHSKTVTSVENSKTESSNNPPSQSATDDCKYESDNHGKCITKSKSNKEKKKTLLQSRAEATEDTQHVPGSGGSSSKTTNTVQESSKTETYIAKPALPGTSADSNVAPLCQITVKIGNEAIVKRHILGSKLFCKRGRKNKCESKQDNLVEESETERKERSPSRLYSSECLELTEMCDDVSDQDSSDKPWRPYYNYKPKKKSKQLRKIKKTKWREKHGSKNTIVENHNTCNREYALRNAPEEKVISQEENTEMPNLHCELCERDQSSTEKIQDHVHWHVATSKPYICELCQKQFQSPSTLRMHMRCHTGEKPYACKTCGKCFSVPGYLQKHERIHLGVKDFVCQYCNKAFTLNETLKIHERIHTGEKRYHCQFCFKSFLYLSTKRNHEQRHVRKLNGKGFACFHCQKICKTAAALGMHQKKHLFKSTGAQDRKEQFCNESTKLLENPHVLGSEGSEVKNTQTVTPEVIL, encoded by the exons ATGGCGGCGGCGCCTTCCTGCCCGTCGGCCCGGGCCCTGCGCCGCCCGGAAGACAGCACCTGTCACGTCACCCCGCGCCCGAGCGCCCCGCGCACCGTAAGGCTTCGCCGCGGCTCTCGCCTCCCGCCCTGCCAGAGACAGCCCCAAAGCCATGGGTTTAACCGCCAG ATGACAGTCATGTCCCATTCAAAGGATCTCAAGGATGACTTCCACAGTGACACTGTACTTTCTATTTTAAATGAACAGCGCATTCGGGGCATTTTATGTGATGTCACCATAATTGTGGAAGATACCAAATTTAAAGCCCATAGTAATGTGCTGGCAGCTTCAAGCCTttactttaaaaacattttttggAGTCGTACTATCTGTATTTCAGGTCATGTactggaattagatgatctcaaagctgaAGTGTTTACAGAAATACTGAATTACATCTATAGTTCCACAGTAGTTGTTAAGAGGCAAGAGACAGTAACAGaccttgcagctgcagggaaaaaacTGGGAATATCATTTTTAGAAGATCTTACAGATGTTAATTTTTCAAGTTCTCCTTGCCCCTATGCATATTGCATTAATGAAAAAGGGACCGTCAAAGAGGAAAAACATGAAAAGAGACATGAAGACTCTGCTGTGGCAAATGGACCACGAATTACAAACGCATTCTCAATttttgaaacagaaaacagtttgttttCTCCACTTGATTTGAGGGCAAACTTTAAAAAGGTATCTGAGACAATACAAGACCACAACATAAGCCTCAACAGAAGTGACatttgcaaagatgctgagcCAGCCAGTACACTGGCTGAACACTCCTATGCAGTTTCTTCTGGAGGAGATACTTGTCAAGGAACACCTTTTATTGAACAGTCCAGCAGCCCTTCATACAGGACGGGTGAAGACCACTATGAAGATGTCCAAGCCACACCACTCGTTCAGCCACAAAAACAATCATGTAGTACTCCTAAGACAGTCCTTAAAGCCCAGGGTACTGGTTTGGCTATAGCAAAAGCGCCAGCCTCTACAGTAACCACTACAGAAGCCCAGCATGAAGCAGTCACTGATCAGCCAATTACTTCCTTTCCAAAACCTCAGAACAAAGCAGGAGATTTCCATTTatccagagaagaagaaaacaatccTGCTAGTGTCTCTGGATCCACAGCAACTGTAGTTCCACCTGTTTACAATTGCACCTGTTGTGCAAAATCATTCAGTGACAGGGCATTACTGAACACTCATCTTCAGCTCCATTCAGAGCATCAGGAAACTTTCATATGCAAATACTGCAGCAAACAATTTGCAAATCTAAATGTATTGGAAAGTCATGAACAAGTCTGCACAAGATCAAGTGGCTTATCAGTTCAGAATGGAAAGGAACAAAACTTTGCAGGTAACTATACTGCTACAGACAGAAAGAGTGGAAGTTCATATGCAAatgcagagcctctgctgtctGAAAACAATATGACTGATTATTCTAATGCAAACTGCACTTTACCAGAAACAGATCATTTGATTAAAGTTGTGGATGGGCAGATATTATATACTTGCATTGTTTGCAAGCGTAGTTATGTAACATTGTCTAGCCTTCGAAGGCACGCAAACGTGCATTCCTGGAGAAGAACATATCCTTGTCACTACTGCAATAAAGTATTTGCATTAGCTGAGTATCGCACTAGACACGAGATCTGGCACACTGGGGAGAGACGGTATCAGTGCATTTTCTGTCTGGAGACTTTTATGACTTATTATATACTGAAAAACCATCAGAAGTCTTTCCATGCAATTGACCATCGCCTCTCAGTAAATAAGAAGACAGCCAATGGAGGCTTAAAACCAAGTGTGTACCCATACAAGCTTTATCGACTTTTGCCCATGAAATGCAGACGACTGCCCTATAAGTCCTACCAAAATTCTTCATATGAAAATGTTCAAGCAAGTACCCAGGTTAATGAAACTGCTTCTACTAACTGTTTCATTCCAACTTCTCTTAACTCTGAGCTACCGCCACTGAATTTTCAAAGTAATATCATACCAAACAACAGACCTCTTGCCTTGGATACATCTTCATGTAATAATACAGCATCTGCTGTGAATACTCAGAATATGACCTCTTGGGGAGCAGGTATCTTAAATTCTGACCTGCAAAGGGACTTTTGTACTGTTGAGAAAAGAGTTTCCACTGCCACAGGTGACTCTCGTTCTCAGGATTGTGATTCCTCTGTTGTATCTCCAACTAACATGAATGAAAATTCAACCTCTGTCATCAGTTACAGCAGTTCTGCACCCTCTGTAATAATGCACAGTAGCAGAGTTTCATCGGTAATCATGCACAGTAAAACAGTCACTTCTGTAGAAAACAGTAAGACAGAATCTTCAAATAATCCACCTAGTCAGTCTGCAACTGATGATTGTAAGTATGAGTCAGATAATCACGGGAAGTGCATTACAAAATCAAAATCTaataaggagaaaaagaagacactgctgcagagcagagcagaagcaacTGAGGATACACAGCATGTCCCAGGATCTGGAGGTTCATCTAGCAAAACAACAAATACTGTCCAAGAATCAAGTAAAACTGAAACATACATTGCAAAGCCTGCCTTACCGGGAACATCTGCTGACAGTAATGTTGCACCTCTTTGTCAAATTACAGTAAAAATTGGTAATGAGGCTATTGTAAAAAGACATATATTAGGTTCTAAGCTGTTTTGTAAAAGAGGACGAAAAAACAAATGTGAGTCCAAACAGGACAATCTAGTTGAGGAATcggaaacagagagaaaagaaagaagcccATCTAGGCTGTATAGCTCAGAATGCCTGGAGCTGACAGAAATGTGTGATGACGTAAGCGACCAAGACTCCAGTGATAAACCCTGGAGACCCTATTATAATtacaaaccaaaaaagaaatctaaacagctaagaaaaattaaaaagaccAAATGGAGGGAAAAGCATGGAAGCAAGAATACCATTGTGGAAAACCACAACACATGCAATCGAGAGTATGCACTGAGGAATGCTCCTGAGGAAAAAGTTATTAGTCAAGAAGAGAACACAGAAATGCCTAATCTCCATTGTGAGCTTTGTGAAAGAGATCAGTCTTCCACTGAAAAAATTCAAGATCATGTACACTGGCATGTAGCGACTTCAAAGCCTTACATTTGTGAATTATGCCAAAAACAATTTCAAAGTCCATCCACTTTAAGAATGCATATGAGGTGTCACACTGGGGAAAAGCCCTACGCTTGCAAAACCTGTGGTAAATGTTTCTCAGTTCCTGGATATCTACAGAAACACGAACGTATTCATCTGGGTGTCAAAGACTTTGTCTGCCAATACTGCAATAAGGCATTCACTTTAAATGAAACACTCAAAATACATGAGAGAATTCATACTGGAGAAAAACGTTACCACTGTCAGTTCTGCTTTAAGAGCTTTTTGTATCTTTCTACCAAAAGGAACCATGAGCAAAGGCATGTACGTAAGCTTAATGGAAAAGGTTTTGCTTGCTTTCACTGTCAGAAAATTTgcaagacagcagctgctctgggaatgCACCAGAAGAAACATCTATTCAAAAGTACAGGTGCACAGGATAGAAAAGAACAGTTTTGCAATGAAAGCACTAAACTTTTGGAAAACCCACATGTCCTTGGCTCAGAAGGAAGTGAAGTAAAAAATACACAAACTGTAACTCCAGAAGTTATACTCTGA
- the ZBTB38 gene encoding zinc finger and BTB domain-containing protein 38 isoform X2, producing MTVMSHSKDLKDDFHSDTVLSILNEQRIRGILCDVTIIVEDTKFKAHSNVLAASSLYFKNIFWSRTICISGHVLELDDLKAEVFTEILNYIYSSTVVVKRQETVTDLAAAGKKLGISFLEDLTDVNFSSSPCPYAYCINEKGTVKEEKHEKRHEDSAVANGPRITNAFSIFETENSLFSPLDLRANFKKVSETIQDHNISLNRSDICKDAEPASTLAEHSYAVSSGGDTCQGTPFIEQSSSPSYRTGEDHYEDVQATPLVQPQKQSCSTPKTVLKAQGTGLAIAKAPASTVTTTEAQHEAVTDQPITSFPKPQNKAGDFHLSREEENNPASVSGSTATVVPPVYNCTCCAKSFSDRALLNTHLQLHSEHQETFICKYCSKQFANLNVLESHEQVCTRSSGLSVQNGKEQNFAGNYTATDRKSGSSYANAEPLLSENNMTDYSNANCTLPETDHLIKVVDGQILYTCIVCKRSYVTLSSLRRHANVHSWRRTYPCHYCNKVFALAEYRTRHEIWHTGERRYQCIFCLETFMTYYILKNHQKSFHAIDHRLSVNKKTANGGLKPSVYPYKLYRLLPMKCRRLPYKSYQNSSYENVQASTQVNETASTNCFIPTSLNSELPPLNFQSNIIPNNRPLALDTSSCNNTASAVNTQNMTSWGAGILNSDLQRDFCTVEKRVSTATGDSRSQDCDSSVVSPTNMNENSTSVISYSSSAPSVIMHSSRVSSVIMHSKTVTSVENSKTESSNNPPSQSATDDCKYESDNHGKCITKSKSNKEKKKTLLQSRAEATEDTQHVPGSGGSSSKTTNTVQESSKTETYIAKPALPGTSADSNVAPLCQITVKIGNEAIVKRHILGSKLFCKRGRKNKCESKQDNLVEESETERKERSPSRLYSSECLELTEMCDDVSDQDSSDKPWRPYYNYKPKKKSKQLRKIKKTKWREKHGSKNTIVENHNTCNREYALRNAPEEKVISQEENTEMPNLHCELCERDQSSTEKIQDHVHWHVATSKPYICELCQKQFQSPSTLRMHMRCHTGEKPYACKTCGKCFSVPGYLQKHERIHLGVKDFVCQYCNKAFTLNETLKIHERIHTGEKRYHCQFCFKSFLYLSTKRNHEQRHVRKLNGKGFACFHCQKICKTAAALGMHQKKHLFKSTGAQDRKEQFCNESTKLLENPHVLGSEGSEVKNTQTVTPEVIL from the coding sequence ATGACAGTCATGTCCCATTCAAAGGATCTCAAGGATGACTTCCACAGTGACACTGTACTTTCTATTTTAAATGAACAGCGCATTCGGGGCATTTTATGTGATGTCACCATAATTGTGGAAGATACCAAATTTAAAGCCCATAGTAATGTGCTGGCAGCTTCAAGCCTttactttaaaaacattttttggAGTCGTACTATCTGTATTTCAGGTCATGTactggaattagatgatctcaaagctgaAGTGTTTACAGAAATACTGAATTACATCTATAGTTCCACAGTAGTTGTTAAGAGGCAAGAGACAGTAACAGaccttgcagctgcagggaaaaaacTGGGAATATCATTTTTAGAAGATCTTACAGATGTTAATTTTTCAAGTTCTCCTTGCCCCTATGCATATTGCATTAATGAAAAAGGGACCGTCAAAGAGGAAAAACATGAAAAGAGACATGAAGACTCTGCTGTGGCAAATGGACCACGAATTACAAACGCATTCTCAATttttgaaacagaaaacagtttgttttCTCCACTTGATTTGAGGGCAAACTTTAAAAAGGTATCTGAGACAATACAAGACCACAACATAAGCCTCAACAGAAGTGACatttgcaaagatgctgagcCAGCCAGTACACTGGCTGAACACTCCTATGCAGTTTCTTCTGGAGGAGATACTTGTCAAGGAACACCTTTTATTGAACAGTCCAGCAGCCCTTCATACAGGACGGGTGAAGACCACTATGAAGATGTCCAAGCCACACCACTCGTTCAGCCACAAAAACAATCATGTAGTACTCCTAAGACAGTCCTTAAAGCCCAGGGTACTGGTTTGGCTATAGCAAAAGCGCCAGCCTCTACAGTAACCACTACAGAAGCCCAGCATGAAGCAGTCACTGATCAGCCAATTACTTCCTTTCCAAAACCTCAGAACAAAGCAGGAGATTTCCATTTatccagagaagaagaaaacaatccTGCTAGTGTCTCTGGATCCACAGCAACTGTAGTTCCACCTGTTTACAATTGCACCTGTTGTGCAAAATCATTCAGTGACAGGGCATTACTGAACACTCATCTTCAGCTCCATTCAGAGCATCAGGAAACTTTCATATGCAAATACTGCAGCAAACAATTTGCAAATCTAAATGTATTGGAAAGTCATGAACAAGTCTGCACAAGATCAAGTGGCTTATCAGTTCAGAATGGAAAGGAACAAAACTTTGCAGGTAACTATACTGCTACAGACAGAAAGAGTGGAAGTTCATATGCAAatgcagagcctctgctgtctGAAAACAATATGACTGATTATTCTAATGCAAACTGCACTTTACCAGAAACAGATCATTTGATTAAAGTTGTGGATGGGCAGATATTATATACTTGCATTGTTTGCAAGCGTAGTTATGTAACATTGTCTAGCCTTCGAAGGCACGCAAACGTGCATTCCTGGAGAAGAACATATCCTTGTCACTACTGCAATAAAGTATTTGCATTAGCTGAGTATCGCACTAGACACGAGATCTGGCACACTGGGGAGAGACGGTATCAGTGCATTTTCTGTCTGGAGACTTTTATGACTTATTATATACTGAAAAACCATCAGAAGTCTTTCCATGCAATTGACCATCGCCTCTCAGTAAATAAGAAGACAGCCAATGGAGGCTTAAAACCAAGTGTGTACCCATACAAGCTTTATCGACTTTTGCCCATGAAATGCAGACGACTGCCCTATAAGTCCTACCAAAATTCTTCATATGAAAATGTTCAAGCAAGTACCCAGGTTAATGAAACTGCTTCTACTAACTGTTTCATTCCAACTTCTCTTAACTCTGAGCTACCGCCACTGAATTTTCAAAGTAATATCATACCAAACAACAGACCTCTTGCCTTGGATACATCTTCATGTAATAATACAGCATCTGCTGTGAATACTCAGAATATGACCTCTTGGGGAGCAGGTATCTTAAATTCTGACCTGCAAAGGGACTTTTGTACTGTTGAGAAAAGAGTTTCCACTGCCACAGGTGACTCTCGTTCTCAGGATTGTGATTCCTCTGTTGTATCTCCAACTAACATGAATGAAAATTCAACCTCTGTCATCAGTTACAGCAGTTCTGCACCCTCTGTAATAATGCACAGTAGCAGAGTTTCATCGGTAATCATGCACAGTAAAACAGTCACTTCTGTAGAAAACAGTAAGACAGAATCTTCAAATAATCCACCTAGTCAGTCTGCAACTGATGATTGTAAGTATGAGTCAGATAATCACGGGAAGTGCATTACAAAATCAAAATCTaataaggagaaaaagaagacactgctgcagagcagagcagaagcaacTGAGGATACACAGCATGTCCCAGGATCTGGAGGTTCATCTAGCAAAACAACAAATACTGTCCAAGAATCAAGTAAAACTGAAACATACATTGCAAAGCCTGCCTTACCGGGAACATCTGCTGACAGTAATGTTGCACCTCTTTGTCAAATTACAGTAAAAATTGGTAATGAGGCTATTGTAAAAAGACATATATTAGGTTCTAAGCTGTTTTGTAAAAGAGGACGAAAAAACAAATGTGAGTCCAAACAGGACAATCTAGTTGAGGAATcggaaacagagagaaaagaaagaagcccATCTAGGCTGTATAGCTCAGAATGCCTGGAGCTGACAGAAATGTGTGATGACGTAAGCGACCAAGACTCCAGTGATAAACCCTGGAGACCCTATTATAATtacaaaccaaaaaagaaatctaaacagctaagaaaaattaaaaagaccAAATGGAGGGAAAAGCATGGAAGCAAGAATACCATTGTGGAAAACCACAACACATGCAATCGAGAGTATGCACTGAGGAATGCTCCTGAGGAAAAAGTTATTAGTCAAGAAGAGAACACAGAAATGCCTAATCTCCATTGTGAGCTTTGTGAAAGAGATCAGTCTTCCACTGAAAAAATTCAAGATCATGTACACTGGCATGTAGCGACTTCAAAGCCTTACATTTGTGAATTATGCCAAAAACAATTTCAAAGTCCATCCACTTTAAGAATGCATATGAGGTGTCACACTGGGGAAAAGCCCTACGCTTGCAAAACCTGTGGTAAATGTTTCTCAGTTCCTGGATATCTACAGAAACACGAACGTATTCATCTGGGTGTCAAAGACTTTGTCTGCCAATACTGCAATAAGGCATTCACTTTAAATGAAACACTCAAAATACATGAGAGAATTCATACTGGAGAAAAACGTTACCACTGTCAGTTCTGCTTTAAGAGCTTTTTGTATCTTTCTACCAAAAGGAACCATGAGCAAAGGCATGTACGTAAGCTTAATGGAAAAGGTTTTGCTTGCTTTCACTGTCAGAAAATTTgcaagacagcagctgctctgggaatgCACCAGAAGAAACATCTATTCAAAAGTACAGGTGCACAGGATAGAAAAGAACAGTTTTGCAATGAAAGCACTAAACTTTTGGAAAACCCACATGTCCTTGGCTCAGAAGGAAGTGAAGTAAAAAATACACAAACTGTAACTCCAGAAGTTATACTCTGA